In the genome of Flavobacteriaceae bacterium YJPT1-3, the window AAATACGGACATACCAAGCCCTATGAAGACAATTTCTGGTCCAAAAATCGAATCGATCTTAAACGAGCCTATGTGGAACGTGTGGACACAGGAGACAAAACCTTGTATTTTCAAAATGGTCAGTCCTTAAAGTACGACAAATTGGTGCTGGCGGTCGGTTCTAAACCCAACAAATTTGACTGGCCGGGTCAGGATCTGAACGGAGTTCAGGGCCTGGTGTCTAAACAGGATCTGGATCTTTTGGAGAAAAACGCACCCAACAAAGAGGTTTGTCCCCGTGCGGTCATTGTAGGGGGTGGTCTTATTGGAATTGAGATGGCTGAGATGCTTCGTTCACGAGATATTCAGGTCACGTTTTTGGTTCGTGAAAAGAATTTCTGGGATGGCGTACTCCCAAAAGGAGAAGCCGAAATGCTCAATCGACATATTCTCAGTCATCACATAGACCTCAGGCTCCATACCAATTTAAAGGAAATTAAAGGCGATGCTTCTGGAAATGTGGAGGCCGTAGTGATTGAAGAAACCGGAGAAGAAATACCCTGCAAGGTGGTTGGTTTGACCGCAGGCGTGCGTCCCAATATTGACTTTCTCCAAGATAGCGGCATTGAAACGGCTCGTGGGATATTGGTTAATCGCCATTTGGAAACCAATGTGCCTGATGTTTACGCCATAGGAGATTGCGCTGAACAACGGGAAGCCATAGGAAATCGAAGACCCGTTGAGGCGGTTTGGTATACAGGACGGATGATGGGAGAGGCATTGGCCCAAACTTTAGTAGGCAACCCAACCGAATACAATCCAGGGCATTGGTTTAATAGTGCTAAATTCTTAGATATCGAATATCAAACCTACGGCTGGGTGTTCAGTGAACGACACTGCCCGCCGTATGAACAGCATTTTCATTGGAAACATGAAGATGATACCAAGTGCATCACCATTGCCTATCATAAAGACACCGAAAAATTCCTGGGAATCAACACCTTTGGCATTCGTATGAAACAAGAAGTATTCGATACCTGGCTCACGGAAGAACGAGATGTACACTACGTAGTCAGTCATCTCAAGCAGGCTAATTTCGATCCTGAATTTTTTTCTAATCACGAAGCTGCTATCCAAAACGCTTTTAAGCAACAATTCCAAACCGCCTAAATCGCATTTATGTATACCCTTGATAAAGACATGTCGCTTACCGGTCAACCCCCTGCAACGATCAATACGGTCCAAAAAATAGCCACCATCATCGGGATGGCCGGCCTATCGATTTTGATCCTGGCCACCTTCAATGTCAATTTCCCTAATAAAACGCTTTGGCTCACACTGGCTCTTTCCGGAATTACTTTAGGAATTATCGGTTTTGCCTACGGTGCCTATTCCAATAGACAGGAGGGTATCAAAAATGACGGGGTCTGGTTTAAAAGCATCTCTGCACGAGGCTTTTTAGCCTGGGCCGCCGGAATAGCGCTTACCGGATTCTACATCGTACTCTACTTTTACGCTCCCCTACTAGGACTTAATGCCGAGGGCGATAATACCGGAGTCATCGGTCTGTTTGATCCCTTAAGCTACCTTTTAAGCGGTAATCCTGCCAGTCAGTGGTTTGTTTATGGAACGCTATACACCATCGCGATACTGGCTTTCGGCATCAAATTTCTATGGAAATACCGCCACAACCGCTACCAACGACTACGCACCTTCTCGGTCATGTTCTTCCAAACGGCCTTTGCTTTTCTGATTCCCGAGCTTATGGCTCGACTCAATAGCGATGATTTCTCTTTGCCCTACACCGACCTGAAGAATATGTGGCCGCTCAATTACTACGCCTTCGATCAGTGGCGGGTGAATGATTATTTGGATGCAGGCACCATCGGTCTAGCGCTGCTGCTTTTCGCCATTGTTTCCGTTTTTGTAATCTCTCCAATTCTGACCTACAAATACGGGAAACGCTGGTATTGTTCCTGGGTGTGCGGTTGCGGGGGCTTAGCGGAGACCGCCGGAGATCCATTTCGTCACCTGTCCGACAAAAGTCAAGTCGCCTGGAAAATAGAGCGCTGGGTCGTACACAGCGTTCTGGTCTTTGCCGTGGTCATGACCACCGGGGTGGTCTATACCTACCTGGGCTATGACCCTAATCAATATTGGTTAACTAAAGATGTATTTCTTATTGGAGTGGGGGTTTTTCTTACCGTTCTTTTTGCTGTGATCTGGTTCTTTAGAAAAGATCAACTTCAAAAGGATGCCCGCTACGGCGCCATTGGCTATCTCGTCATTATTTTGGCGTTGATTGGCATGCATTACGCTACAGGAAATAATCTTTTTATTTTCGAAGCCGGAGGCATCCGTACCTTTTACGGCTTTCTGATCGGATCTATATTCTCCGGGGTGATTGGAACTGGATTCTATCCCATATTTGGAAATCGTGTCTGGTGTCGCTTTGGATGCCCCATGGCGGCCATCCTCGGACTTCAGCAACGGTTGTTCTCTAAATTCAGGATCACTACTAATGGGGGTCAGTGCATTTCCTGTGGTAACTGTTCTGCCTATTGCGAGATGGGGATTGACGTACGCGCTTATGCACAAAAAGGAGAGAACATCGTGCGTGCCAGCTGCGTAGGTTGCGGGATTTGCTCGGCGGTTTGCCCCAGAGGAGTTCTTAAATTAGAAAATGGAGATTTAAATGGACGTATTGACAGCCGTTCGGTATTGCTGGGCAACGACGTCAATTTAATGGATTATGTCAATCAAAAATCATAAGAATTATGCTGACGCGAAATTTTACCCTTATTCTGGCTTTCCTCCTATGCACCTTGAGCTCAAAGGCTCAGGAAGGTACCATACATACTGATCTGTCCCTAAAGAGCGAAATCTTAAAAATGGAGCGAAATTACGCCATTTATTTGCCTCCTGATTATGAAAGCTCAGGTAAAGAGTACCCAGTACTCTACCTCCTTCATGGAGCCGGTGACGATCATACCGGATGGATCGAAAAGGGGAATATGAAAGCCATTACCGATTCAGCCTTGGCGGAAGGAATAGCCTTACCCATGATTATCGTTATGCCAGACGCTCAGACCGTCCAACGCGGGTACTTTAATGCCTTGCATGGCAATTGGAATTACGAGGATTTCTTTTTCGAAGAATTCATCCCTCATGTGGAGCAAAAATATCGCGTCATTGGGACTAAGGCTAATCGAGCGGTAGCCGGACTTTCCATGGGTGGCGGGGGTAGCTTCATGTACGCCATGCATCATCCGGAACTCTTTGTGGCGGCAGCTCCGCTGAGTGCCTACGTGGGCCCCTTAAGTCTGGATGATTTCAAACGTTATAATCCAGATCTTCTTACACGACACTCCGAAAAAGAAATACAAGACTATTACGCTCAGCACAATGCCTTATCCCTTTTGGAGTCAGTTTCGCCAGAAAAATTGAATACAGTGGGCTGGTACATCGATTGTGGGGATGATGATTTTCTTTATGAAGGGAATAGCCGAGTACACATCCTGATGCGACAAAAAGAAATTGCCCATGAGTATCGGGTACGTGACGGGGCTCATGATTGGAATTACTGGCAGACCGCTCTGCCTGAAGTGCTCCGCTTTGTAAGCTCCTTTTTTGGGCAACCTGATTAGTGCGCTCTTTTGAAGAAATTCACGTAGATGCTTCCCAGGGTGGCTACGGTCATCCCAATGCCTATACTCCAGTTCATAAGGATTTCGGAAGGCAACCATCCGGTTAATTGACGCGCCAGGAAAGCGAGGTAGTTAGACGGTAGATCTGTATGACCCAGTGCCCGCAAAAGATCGTAGTGCCAATCGGTAAGGAAGCAATAGCCAAAGCCTTTCCAAAATCCCAGCACCCCCCACGAAAATAGGGTGATCCCCACAGCATAGAGATGCAGTCTCTGGGTAGGTTTGTACATCCATCCCAGTACATTGAACAGGATGAATAGGGTGTGGAAAACGTAGAATAAGGCACTTAATAGATAAAGCAGCCATTCAGGCCAGGTCGATACCTCCATCTTTTTTTGTTTAAGATAGTATTTTAAATTCCTTTGTAAGGCCAGTATATAATAACGTCTAATGGTCTATGCACTTTTACCTGCTTCTCCTTTTAAGCCTGTTTGTTACGAACCTGGATGCGCAGTCAAAAATCTATTTGAA includes:
- a CDS encoding FAD/NAD(P)-binding oxidoreductase; translated protein: MSHIVIIGNGISGVTCARHIRKFSDHQITIISAETDYFFSRTALMYIYMGHMKYGHTKPYEDNFWSKNRIDLKRAYVERVDTGDKTLYFQNGQSLKYDKLVLAVGSKPNKFDWPGQDLNGVQGLVSKQDLDLLEKNAPNKEVCPRAVIVGGGLIGIEMAEMLRSRDIQVTFLVREKNFWDGVLPKGEAEMLNRHILSHHIDLRLHTNLKEIKGDASGNVEAVVIEETGEEIPCKVVGLTAGVRPNIDFLQDSGIETARGILVNRHLETNVPDVYAIGDCAEQREAIGNRRPVEAVWYTGRMMGEALAQTLVGNPTEYNPGHWFNSAKFLDIEYQTYGWVFSERHCPPYEQHFHWKHEDDTKCITIAYHKDTEKFLGINTFGIRMKQEVFDTWLTEERDVHYVVSHLKQANFDPEFFSNHEAAIQNAFKQQFQTA
- a CDS encoding 4Fe-4S binding protein: MYTLDKDMSLTGQPPATINTVQKIATIIGMAGLSILILATFNVNFPNKTLWLTLALSGITLGIIGFAYGAYSNRQEGIKNDGVWFKSISARGFLAWAAGIALTGFYIVLYFYAPLLGLNAEGDNTGVIGLFDPLSYLLSGNPASQWFVYGTLYTIAILAFGIKFLWKYRHNRYQRLRTFSVMFFQTAFAFLIPELMARLNSDDFSLPYTDLKNMWPLNYYAFDQWRVNDYLDAGTIGLALLLFAIVSVFVISPILTYKYGKRWYCSWVCGCGGLAETAGDPFRHLSDKSQVAWKIERWVVHSVLVFAVVMTTGVVYTYLGYDPNQYWLTKDVFLIGVGVFLTVLFAVIWFFRKDQLQKDARYGAIGYLVIILALIGMHYATGNNLFIFEAGGIRTFYGFLIGSIFSGVIGTGFYPIFGNRVWCRFGCPMAAILGLQQRLFSKFRITTNGGQCISCGNCSAYCEMGIDVRAYAQKGENIVRASCVGCGICSAVCPRGVLKLENGDLNGRIDSRSVLLGNDVNLMDYVNQKS
- a CDS encoding alpha/beta hydrolase-fold protein, translating into MLTRNFTLILAFLLCTLSSKAQEGTIHTDLSLKSEILKMERNYAIYLPPDYESSGKEYPVLYLLHGAGDDHTGWIEKGNMKAITDSALAEGIALPMIIVMPDAQTVQRGYFNALHGNWNYEDFFFEEFIPHVEQKYRVIGTKANRAVAGLSMGGGGSFMYAMHHPELFVAAAPLSAYVGPLSLDDFKRYNPDLLTRHSEKEIQDYYAQHNALSLLESVSPEKLNTVGWYIDCGDDDFLYEGNSRVHILMRQKEIAHEYRVRDGAHDWNYWQTALPEVLRFVSSFFGQPD
- a CDS encoding DUF2784 family protein, which gives rise to MEVSTWPEWLLYLLSALFYVFHTLFILFNVLGWMYKPTQRLHLYAVGITLFSWGVLGFWKGFGYCFLTDWHYDLLRALGHTDLPSNYLAFLARQLTGWLPSEILMNWSIGIGMTVATLGSIYVNFFKRAH